Proteins from a genomic interval of Lolium perenne isolate Kyuss_39 chromosome 1, Kyuss_2.0, whole genome shotgun sequence:
- the LOC127327347 gene encoding GDSL esterase/lipase At5g45910-like, protein MGEASSSTLPLRLLVAAALLAHVATTTSASVSAAPKSRSRSCYGRLFSFGDSLTDTGNFIHYSNAPGSVSRPPYGETFFGRPTGRWSDGRLVVDFIVEKLGFPYWPAYLQAKSPATKDEFRYGANFAVASGTALSQQFFQDEHLNVSEITPYSLGVQIGWFKKVLATIASTDEEREEVMARSLFLVGEIGANDYNHPLFQNKTIGWVRPLVPWVVRSIGLSIEALIDLGAKTIYVPGVFPLGCVPRYLFFFRGSEPGDYDSAGCLKWLNDLTILHNDMLKAKIDELRRDHPGMSITYVEQYDEFLSIIIAPARNGFDVDTVLDACCGGGGPHNANFTIHCSEPGAVQCPDPSKYVSWDGLHLTEAMYKIMARGMLLDGPLAAPLPTDHGPDATTDWQ, encoded by the exons ATGGGGGAAGCCTCGTCGTCGACTCTGCCTCTGCGGCTCTTGGTGGCCGCTGCGCTCCTTGCGCACGTGGCGACCACGACGTCCGCGTCCGTGTCGGCGGCGCCAAAGAGCCGGAGCAGGAGCTGCTACGGCCGCCTGTTCAGCTTCGGCGACTCGCTGACCGATACCGGCAACTTCATCCACTATTCCAATGCACCGGGCTCCGTGTCGCGACCCCCCTACGGTGAAACTTTCTTCGGCCGCCCCACCGGCCGCTGGTCCGACGGCCGCCTCGTCGTTGACTTCATCG TGGAGAAGCTGGGATTCCCGTACTGGCCGGCGTACCTGCAGGCGAAGTCGCCAGCGACGAAGGACGAGTTCCGGTACGGCGCCAACTTCGCGGTGGCGAGCGGCACGGCGCTGAGCCAGCAGTTCTTCCAGGACGAACACCTCAACGTCAGCGAGATCACACCCTACTCCCTCGGCGTCCAGATCGGCTGGTTCAAGAAGGTGCTCGCCACCATCGCCTCCACCGACGAGGAGCGGGAGGAGGTGATGGCGAGGTCGCTGTTCCTGGTGGGAGAGATCGGCGCGAACGACTACAACCACCCCTTGTTCCAGAACAAGACGATCGGCTGGGTCCGGCCCCTCGTGCCCTGGGTCGTCAGATCCATTGGCTTGTCCATCGAG GCTCTGATCGACCTGGGAGCCAAGACCATCTACGTACCGGGCGTCTTTCCACTTGGCTGCGTTCCGCGATACCTCTTCTTCTTCCGCGGCAGTGAACCGGGCGATTACGACTCCGCAGGCTGCCTCAAGTGGCTGAACGACCTCACCATTCTGCACAACGACATGCTGAAAGCCAAGATCGACGAGCTCCGCCGCGACCACCCTGGGATGTCCATCACCTACGTCGAACAGTACGACGAGTTCCTCAGCATCATCATCGCGCCGGCGCGGAACGGATTCGATGTGGACACGGTGCTGGACGCGTGCTGCGGGGGAGGCGGGCCGCACAACGCCAATTTCACCATCCACTGCTCGGAGCCAGGGGCGGTGCAGTGTCCGGACCCGTCGAAGTACGTGTCGTGGGACGGCCTGCACTTGACAGAGGCGATGTACAAGATCATGGCTCGCGGGATGCTGCTGGACGGTCCGCTCGCCGCGCCACTGCCCACCGATCATGGGCCAGATGCAACCACAGATTGGCAATGA